The following proteins come from a genomic window of bacterium:
- a CDS encoding N-acetyltransferase, protein MEVKIRKAKISDAKQIHSLIKFYAEKGDMLARPLSLIYENIRDFWVATEEGLPIGCCALHVVWGDLAEIKSLAVHESFMRQGIGTKLVQSCLKEAVEMEMKKVFALTYKPHYFEKLGFEKVSKEILPHKVWSECINCPKFPDCDEVAVLMNL, encoded by the coding sequence ATGGAAGTAAAAATAAGAAAAGCAAAAATCAGTGACGCAAAACAAATCCACAGCTTGATCAAGTTTTACGCGGAAAAAGGAGACATGCTTGCCAGGCCTTTAAGCCTGATATATGAGAATATACGGGATTTCTGGGTGGCTACTGAGGAAGGGCTTCCTATCGGATGTTGCGCCCTTCATGTTGTATGGGGGGATCTGGCCGAAATAAAATCTCTGGCGGTCCATGAATCTTTTATGAGGCAGGGGATAGGCACAAAATTGGTGCAGTCGTGTTTGAAAGAAGCGGTTGAAATGGAAATGAAAAAGGTTTTTGCTTTGACGTATAAACCCCATTATTTCGAGAAACTCGGATTTGAAAAGGTATCAAAAGAAATTTTACCGCATAAAGTCTGGAGCGAATGCATAAACTGCCCGAAATTTCCGGATTGCGATGAAGTAGCGGTTTTGATGAATTTATAA
- a CDS encoding NUDIX hydrolase, whose amino-acid sequence MKEKTLSKKIIYKGKILDLEKALVKLVNGEKAEREVIRHNGASAVIAVEKPDSIILIRQFRYPVGKTLFEIPAGRIDKNESPLDCIKREMAEETGYKLKNITKLLDLYPCVGYSDEVIHIYKAETGKRGKPRPESDENIRISRVKLPKALEMVRKGKIKDSKTIIAILALKTLIKL is encoded by the coding sequence ATGAAAGAAAAAACTCTTTCCAAAAAAATAATTTATAAAGGCAAGATATTAGACCTTGAAAAGGCTCTTGTCAAGCTTGTTAATGGAGAAAAAGCCGAGCGCGAAGTCATAAGGCACAATGGAGCGTCAGCCGTAATAGCCGTAGAAAAGCCGGATAGCATTATCCTTATCAGGCAATTCAGATATCCTGTCGGAAAAACCCTTTTCGAAATACCGGCTGGCAGGATTGATAAAAATGAGTCCCCACTGGATTGTATAAAGCGTGAAATGGCGGAAGAAACAGGATATAAATTAAAGAACATAACCAAACTTTTGGATTTATACCCCTGTGTCGGCTACAGTGATGAGGTAATTCACATTTACAAAGCCGAAACGGGAAAAAGAGGGAAACCAAGGCCCGAATCCGATGAAAATATCAGAATCAGCAGGGTAAAACTCCCGAAAGCGCTGGAAATGGTGCGAAAAGGTAAAATAAAAGACAGCAAAACGATAATAGCCATTCTCGCTTTAAAAACCCTCATAAAGTTATAA
- a CDS encoding acetyl-CoA carboxylase carboxyltransferase subunit alpha: MNGGGLDFEKPILELERKISDLRKFSAEEGIDVSEEIKGLQVKLKKIKDEVFSGLSASQRVQIARHPKRPYFLDYAERIFSSFLELRGDRRFSDDRALIGGLAEIDDIKIMAIGHQKGRDTKENLMRNFGCAHPEGYRKALRLMKIAEKTGIPVVSFIDTPGAYPGIGAEERGQAEAIAVNLREMSLIKVPIICVIIGEGGSGGALGIGVGDRILILQNAYYSVISPEGCAAILWKDRSKAKVAADALKLTADDLIKLGIVDEIVKEPSGGAHRDSDEVAGSLKKVLVRNLKELQKVPVSELTQSRYNKFRKMGVYEGKKNGSKNKKSKNQ, from the coding sequence ATGAACGGCGGCGGGTTAGATTTTGAAAAACCGATATTGGAATTGGAAAGAAAAATTTCGGATTTGAGAAAATTCTCTGCCGAAGAGGGGATAGATGTTTCGGAAGAGATTAAAGGTCTTCAGGTCAAGCTGAAGAAGATAAAAGATGAAGTCTTTTCCGGGCTTTCGGCGTCACAGCGAGTGCAGATAGCCCGCCATCCGAAGAGACCTTATTTCCTTGATTACGCTGAAAGGATATTCAGCTCATTCCTTGAATTGCGCGGGGACAGGAGATTTTCGGATGACAGGGCTTTAATCGGGGGGCTTGCGGAAATAGATGACATTAAAATAATGGCGATAGGACATCAGAAAGGACGAGATACAAAAGAAAACCTGATGAGGAATTTTGGCTGCGCTCACCCCGAAGGATACAGAAAAGCGCTTCGCCTGATGAAAATCGCGGAAAAAACAGGAATCCCGGTGGTCTCTTTTATCGATACTCCCGGGGCTTATCCCGGAATAGGGGCGGAAGAAAGAGGGCAAGCCGAAGCGATAGCTGTAAATTTGAGAGAGATGTCTTTAATAAAAGTTCCTATAATATGCGTAATAATAGGAGAAGGCGGTTCCGGCGGAGCTCTTGGGATAGGAGTCGGCGACAGGATATTAATATTGCAGAATGCATATTATTCTGTTATCTCACCGGAAGGCTGCGCCGCGATATTATGGAAAGACAGGTCAAAAGCGAAAGTCGCCGCCGACGCGTTAAAACTCACGGCCGATGACCTGATAAAACTCGGAATAGTTGATGAGATTGTTAAGGAACCTTCGGGCGGGGCGCACAGGGATTCCGATGAAGTCGCCGGCAGTTTGAAAAAAGTTTTAGTAAGAAACTTAAAAGAACTGCAGAAAGTTCCTGTTTCAGAACTTACGCAAAGCAGGTATAATAAATTCAGGAAAATGGGTGTCTACGAAGGGAAGAAAAATGGAAGTAAAAATAAGAAAAGCAAAAATCAGTGA
- a CDS encoding phosphatidylserine decarboxylase, translated as MKIPLAREGYFHILISLFAFVLFVTLRYYTAGFILLFASLFLVCFFRQPQRRIVYKRGMVLSPADGRVVQIKRVVPGAFFDKEVTRVSIFMSVFNVHVNLAPIGGKIVFMEHSKGKYLNAVNPKASELNEACAIGFESEGERVLIKQLAGLIARRIKNRVKVSEIVNAGDKIGIIMFGSRVDVFMDESFSLKVDLGQKVKAGLTLIGEKT; from the coding sequence ATGAAAATTCCTTTGGCTAGAGAAGGCTATTTCCATATTTTAATTTCACTGTTCGCTTTTGTATTATTCGTAACCCTGCGGTATTATACGGCGGGTTTTATCCTTCTTTTTGCTTCTTTGTTTCTGGTATGTTTTTTCAGGCAGCCCCAAAGGCGGATTGTTTATAAGAGAGGAATGGTGCTATCTCCCGCCGACGGCAGGGTTGTTCAGATAAAACGTGTTGTCCCCGGCGCGTTCTTTGATAAGGAAGTTACAAGAGTCAGTATTTTTATGTCGGTGTTTAATGTGCATGTGAACCTTGCCCCCATAGGAGGCAAAATCGTTTTTATGGAGCATTCGAAAGGGAAGTATTTAAATGCCGTTAACCCGAAAGCCTCGGAACTGAATGAAGCATGCGCCATAGGCTTTGAGTCTGAAGGAGAGCGTGTTTTAATTAAGCAGCTGGCCGGTTTGATAGCAAGACGCATAAAAAATCGCGTAAAAGTTTCCGAAATTGTGAATGCCGGTGATAAAATAGGAATAATAATGTTCGGTTCAAGAGTTGATGTTTTTATGGATGAGAGTTTCAGTTTGAAAGTCGATCTGGGCCAGAAGGTTAAGGCAGGGCTGACGCTGATAGGGGAGAAAACTTGA
- the leuC gene encoding 3-isopropylmalate dehydratase large subunit codes for MGMTITEKILAAHALRDKVYPGELIIADVDIALGNDVTAPIAIREFEKTGVKNVFDKDKIVLVPDHFTPNKDIASAEHCKILRDFAKKYGITHYFEIGEVGIEHVLLPEQGIVLPGEIVIGADSHTCTYGALGAFSTGVGSTDLAAAMVEGKAWFKVPETIKFVYTGKLKKWVSGKDLILYTIGRIGVDGALYKAMEFTGPALKYVDMAGRFSMANMAIEAGAKNGIFIPDSITEEYVSRRAKKKYTFYDSDPDASYSDVIKINTDSIELQVACPNLPENVKPVSDLRDVELDQVVIGSCTNGRIEDLRIAARIMKGQKVAKYLRCIIIPGSQKVYLEALNEGLIEIFIKAGAVVSTPTCGPCLGGHMGILAAGEKALATTNRNFVGRMGHPKSKVYLSGPAVAAASAVKGKIVSPEEILK; via the coding sequence ATGGGAATGACTATAACTGAAAAAATTTTAGCCGCTCATGCGCTTAGGGATAAAGTGTATCCCGGGGAATTGATTATTGCCGATGTGGATATTGCATTAGGTAATGATGTTACTGCTCCGATAGCAATAAGAGAATTCGAAAAAACGGGAGTAAAAAATGTATTCGATAAGGACAAGATTGTGCTTGTGCCGGACCATTTTACCCCGAATAAAGATATTGCCAGCGCGGAACACTGTAAAATTCTAAGGGATTTTGCGAAGAAATACGGGATAACCCATTATTTTGAAATAGGAGAAGTCGGGATAGAACATGTGCTTCTTCCCGAGCAGGGCATAGTTTTACCCGGGGAGATTGTAATAGGAGCTGACAGCCATACCTGCACTTACGGCGCTCTCGGAGCTTTTTCAACCGGTGTTGGAAGCACTGATCTGGCTGCGGCCATGGTTGAAGGCAAGGCATGGTTTAAGGTTCCGGAAACAATCAAGTTTGTGTATACCGGGAAGCTTAAAAAGTGGGTTTCCGGCAAAGACCTTATACTTTATACAATAGGCAGGATAGGAGTTGACGGCGCATTGTATAAGGCGATGGAATTTACGGGGCCTGCCTTGAAATATGTGGATATGGCGGGTCGTTTTTCGATGGCCAATATGGCGATTGAAGCCGGGGCTAAAAACGGTATTTTCATACCGGACAGCATAACTGAAGAATATGTGAGCCGGAGAGCGAAAAAGAAATACACTTTCTACGATAGCGATCCCGATGCTTCGTATTCGGATGTTATTAAAATAAATACGGACAGTATCGAGTTGCAGGTCGCATGTCCGAATCTTCCGGAAAATGTGAAGCCTGTTTCGGACCTCAGAGATGTTGAACTGGACCAGGTCGTTATAGGTTCCTGTACCAACGGAAGAATTGAAGATTTAAGAATAGCCGCCCGGATAATGAAAGGTCAGAAGGTTGCAAAATATTTGAGATGCATTATAATACCCGGTTCGCAGAAAGTCTATCTTGAAGCTTTGAACGAAGGGCTGATTGAAATATTTATCAAAGCCGGAGCGGTGGTTTCCACTCCCACGTGCGGGCCGTGTCTCGGGGGGCATATGGGAATACTTGCCGCCGGGGAAAAAGCTCTTGCCACGACAAACAGGAATTTTGTAGGCAGGATGGGACATCCGAAAAGCAAGGTTTATCTTTCGGGGCCGGCCGTGGCTGCCGCGTCTGCCGTAAAGGGCAAAATAGTTTCACCTGAAGAGATATTGAAGTAG
- a CDS encoding L,D-transpeptidase family protein, translating into MKAKHFLMLILIGLLIAGVVIAHKAVSMKMANTSFEAGREMYSAGDYIAASEKFQRAYSSQKETNLGRDSLIYYARCLTKLNKPEAFDAWEKVGQLGNIEDRKAEVLYNLGLFAFESGDLNAAENYFSEVLRKYSSDVFAGSSSYFMGLIELKQGYPAAAKERFVDVVRNYPNSDFAESAQEKFGDANILILFSEKENPFAENYIVENGDSLSRIANRYNTTIDLIKNINKLDTGLIRAGQSLKVPKVTFSISIDKSQNKLMLLADSKMFKIYTVGTGVENSTPTGKFNIINKIENPPWKGIPPEDPRNILGSRWMGFNEPYKSYGIHGTTEPETIGYQSSAGCVRMYNHDVEEIFKIIPVGTEVTIVD; encoded by the coding sequence ATGAAAGCCAAACATTTCTTAATGCTTATTCTTATAGGTTTATTGATAGCGGGTGTTGTAATTGCGCATAAAGCTGTTTCCATGAAGATGGCAAACACCTCTTTTGAAGCAGGCCGGGAAATGTATTCGGCCGGTGATTATATCGCTGCTTCGGAGAAATTCCAGAGGGCCTACTCATCGCAGAAGGAAACCAATTTAGGCCGTGACAGCCTTATATATTATGCAAGGTGCCTGACAAAACTTAATAAACCCGAAGCCTTTGACGCATGGGAAAAAGTGGGACAATTAGGAAATATAGAGGACAGGAAAGCCGAAGTTCTTTATAACCTCGGTCTTTTTGCGTTTGAGAGCGGGGACCTTAATGCGGCGGAAAATTATTTTTCCGAAGTTCTGCGGAAATACAGTTCGGATGTTTTTGCCGGGTCAAGCAGTTATTTTATGGGGCTTATAGAACTCAAACAGGGCTATCCTGCCGCCGCGAAGGAAAGATTTGTCGATGTTGTAAGAAATTACCCGAATTCGGATTTTGCCGAAAGCGCCCAGGAAAAATTCGGGGATGCCAATATACTGATTCTCTTTTCCGAAAAGGAGAATCCTTTCGCTGAAAATTATATTGTCGAGAATGGCGATTCCCTTTCCAGGATAGCGAACAGGTATAATACAACGATTGATTTGATAAAGAATATTAACAAACTGGACACCGGACTTATAAGGGCAGGACAAAGCTTAAAGGTCCCCAAAGTTACATTTTCAATTTCGATTGATAAATCCCAGAACAAGCTTATGTTGTTGGCGGACAGCAAAATGTTTAAGATTTATACGGTAGGTACAGGCGTGGAAAATTCGACTCCGACGGGCAAGTTTAATATAATCAATAAAATTGAAAATCCGCCGTGGAAAGGCATCCCTCCCGAAGACCCGAGAAATATTTTGGGGAGCAGGTGGATGGGGTTTAATGAACCTTATAAAAGTTACGGGATACACGGGACAACAGAACCCGAGACCATAGGATATCAGAGCAGCGCGGGTTGTGTCAGGATGTATAATCACGATGTTGAAGAGATATTTAAAATAATACCTGTAGGGACAGAAGTAACGATTGTCGATTAA
- the pssA gene encoding CDP-diacylglycerol--serine O-phosphatidyltransferase — MKRIYILPNLVTTANFLCGIIALMCIYNGNLKQAAMLVFLAMVFDFFDGSIARIQGSYSNFGMEYDSLADLVSFGIAPVFIVYAMALSRMGRTGMGISFLYCTCAALRLARFNTQISSSLSEKKSFRGLPTPAAAGLIAMMFITVEKYRIPYDSWMVIFTFPPVLVLLSYLMVSNIRYPTLYDFNVFRQKNFLYLVLIVICIGVVLLNIEISLLFLFMFYALAGPLSNAKPARKWFYGVKDKNLPAGKERVKDD; from the coding sequence TTGAAAAGGATTTATATATTACCCAACCTGGTTACAACCGCCAATTTCCTGTGCGGCATTATAGCTCTCATGTGTATTTACAACGGGAATCTCAAACAGGCCGCTATGCTTGTTTTTCTTGCTATGGTATTTGATTTTTTTGACGGTTCCATTGCCAGAATCCAGGGATCCTACAGTAACTTCGGCATGGAATACGATTCGCTCGCCGATCTTGTATCATTCGGGATAGCGCCTGTATTCATAGTCTATGCGATGGCCTTGTCTAGAATGGGAAGGACGGGTATGGGCATATCCTTCCTTTATTGTACTTGCGCCGCGCTGCGTCTTGCCCGTTTTAACACTCAGATTTCATCAAGCCTTTCCGAGAAAAAGTCGTTTCGCGGTCTGCCTACACCGGCCGCCGCGGGCCTTATAGCAATGATGTTTATAACGGTTGAAAAGTATAGAATCCCATATGATTCATGGATGGTCATTTTTACTTTTCCCCCGGTTCTGGTTCTTCTTTCTTACCTGATGGTGAGCAATATCAGGTATCCCACCCTTTATGATTTTAACGTTTTCAGGCAGAAAAACTTTCTATATCTCGTCCTGATAGTAATCTGTATCGGGGTTGTATTATTGAATATAGAAATTTCTCTTCTGTTCCTGTTCATGTTTTATGCGCTGGCCGGGCCTTTGAGCAATGCGAAACCGGCGCGCAAATGGTTTTATGGTGTTAAAGATAAGAATTTACCTGCCGGTAAGGAAAGGGTAAAAGATGATTGA
- a CDS encoding serine/threonine protein kinase: MEFRKYHIVKKIGHGTFSEVYEVKERETGEHFALKLFSPMSNSGANAKNKFLYGAKVAQKIKGENIVKVLDICSEGDSVFYVMELIDGGRLRDAIADKSLKNIKLLLDIMVSVAYGVNAIHKAGFIHRDMKPENILLTQEKKVKIIDFGLAVPKKNFFWNNFNVSGSPSYISPDQILNKRVDERCDIYSIGIIFYEMVAGNVPFTGSSKEEVYRLHLNPRSLPKPLSRPNGRNIDKLENIILKCLDKDKSKRYPSAGFVIRDLNYVKSLY, translated from the coding sequence ATGGAATTCAGGAAATACCATATAGTAAAAAAAATCGGACACGGAACATTTTCTGAAGTTTATGAGGTTAAAGAGCGTGAAACGGGGGAACATTTTGCGTTAAAGCTGTTCAGCCCGATGTCGAATTCAGGCGCTAATGCAAAGAACAAATTTCTTTACGGGGCGAAAGTAGCGCAAAAGATTAAAGGCGAAAATATTGTCAAAGTCCTTGATATATGCTCAGAGGGCGATTCTGTTTTTTATGTCATGGAACTTATTGACGGCGGCCGGTTAAGAGATGCTATTGCGGACAAGTCTTTAAAAAATATTAAATTGCTGCTGGATATCATGGTGTCCGTCGCCTATGGTGTTAATGCGATTCACAAAGCTGGTTTTATTCACCGGGATATGAAACCGGAGAATATCCTTCTGACACAGGAAAAGAAGGTGAAGATAATTGATTTCGGGTTGGCTGTTCCCAAAAAGAATTTTTTTTGGAATAATTTCAATGTATCAGGCAGCCCGTCTTACATTTCTCCCGACCAGATCCTGAACAAAAGAGTTGATGAGAGGTGTGACATATATTCTATCGGCATTATTTTTTATGAAATGGTTGCGGGTAATGTGCCTTTTACGGGCAGTTCAAAGGAAGAAGTTTACAGGCTTCACCTTAATCCCAGGTCTTTGCCTAAACCATTATCCCGGCCAAACGGCAGGAATATTGATAAGCTTGAAAATATAATTTTAAAATGTCTTGATAAAGATAAAAGTAAAAGGTATCCCAGCGCGGGGTTTGTGATAAGGGATTTGAACTACGTTAAAAGTTTGTATTAA
- a CDS encoding 3-isopropylmalate dehydratase small subunit — translation MIMFKGKAWKFGNDINTDEIIPARYLNSSDPAELAKHCMEDADPDFIRKISKGDIIIGGKNFGCGSSREHAPISIKAAGISCIIAVSFARIFFRNAFNMGLPIFNCPEAAENIKEGDEIQVSPETGLIKDLTTGKEYEANPIPEFMRNLIKSGGLMKYVTAQSEKKSERNK, via the coding sequence ATGATTATGTTTAAAGGCAAAGCGTGGAAATTCGGAAATGATATAAATACTGACGAGATAATTCCGGCCAGGTACCTTAACAGCTCTGACCCGGCTGAGTTGGCGAAGCATTGCATGGAAGACGCCGACCCTGATTTCATCAGAAAAATCTCGAAAGGGGATATCATAATAGGCGGTAAAAATTTCGGCTGCGGTTCTTCGAGAGAACATGCGCCTATATCCATAAAAGCGGCGGGAATCAGCTGTATTATAGCTGTTTCATTCGCGAGGATATTTTTTCGCAATGCTTTTAACATGGGGCTTCCGATTTTTAATTGTCCGGAAGCCGCTGAAAACATAAAAGAGGGGGATGAAATTCAGGTTAGCCCCGAAACCGGATTGATAAAGGATCTGACTACCGGGAAGGAATACGAAGCCAACCCCATACCGGAATTTATGAGAAATTTGATTAAATCCGGCGGGTTGATGAAATATGTTACGGCTCAAAGTGAAAAAAAATCTGAAAGGAATAAGTAA